The sequence TCATTGTTTTagtatgtgaaaatatttgtatggaACTTCAAATAGTGTTCGTAACTCACCTCAAATGCAACTGGTTTTGTTTCCCCAACCAAGGAACAACTccctaaacaaaataaaagtaaacaccAACGATTAGTTACgagtttttcttttgttcatattttaatatgGTAATTatcatgtattttttattattgtgtttttctCTATAATTTCATTTTTCTTAAACTTGATTTTTATGCATGTgctattttattgttgttgtaactGCTGTTCGAGTTGAAAGTATAAGAAAGTAGCTGGAATAATGAACTAATAGATCCATGATCCATGAGATCGCTATTCGTAGCCACGACAGCAAAATAATTTCTCGTAAATTAGTTGAGGATGACAGTAAGTAAGCAAAGTGTTTACAATTTGTCGAGGTATTGGTTAAGATCGGGGAGACCTTCCTTAAGACCCTTACGTTTACGGGTGTCTTGGACAATTTGGTAGGGTTTGCTGGAGAGTTCGGCTGGGTCACCGGGCAACACTTGCCAATGATCGAACACGCATTGAGGGAAAGCTTGACCACCGGTGTTGGAACGCAAATCAGCAGTGAAGCCGAAGGATTCGTTGACAGGCAAGTAAGCCTTGACGACGAACATGGGGGTACCAACAACTTGGGATTCTTCAAAGACATGACCACGACGTCTGTTCAATACACCATAGATGCCACCGACGGCAACTTCGGGACATTGGATTTCGCACAAGTACACGGGTTCCATCAAACGAGGAGAAGCAGTGATGGCAGCAGCGTACAAGCAACGACGAGTGGTTGGAATGATTTGACCACCACCGCGATGGATGGCATCAGCGTGCAAAGTCACATCATAGATGTTGAAACGTACACCACGCATGTTTTCATCAGCCAAGATACCTTCCTTGGTGGCCCATTGGAAACCAGCAACAACGGAATCCTTGATTTCGTTCAAGTATTGTACGGATTTGGTACAATCCAAAATGAAGTTGGGGCCGGTACCGTCGGGACCGAAACACCAGATCTTACGAGCTTCAGTTACATCGTAGTCGTATTTCTCGGCCAAGTAACGGGCACGGACCTTGAAATCGTCCTTGGAGCTGACGTCACCGTTATCAATATCCTCGGCCAAACCATCGGGCATGGGGCAAGCCTTCATTAACAAACGGTTGTGCTTGTTGGGAGACTTGGAGAGGCACATAATGTTGGATTCTTCGAAAACGGTTTCACGGTACGATACAACGGGATCGGATTTCTTCAAAGGAATGCAAGCATGATCTTCTTCCAAATCCTTCAAGCAAATTTCCAAATGCAATTCACCGGCACCAGCAATGATGTGTTCACCGGATTCTTCAATGATACATTGTACCATAGGATCGGATTTGGCCAAACGCTTAAGACCTTCTACCAATTTGGGCAAATCAGCAGGGTTCTTGGGTTCAACAGCAACACGCACGACAGGTGAAACGGAGAATTTCATGACCTACACAAAAGGAGAGCAcaaaacaaagtaaatattaaagCAAATGTCGAACATAAAATTCAGGACTATCTTTGTGAGTGAATGCAAAATCAGATAACGTTTGATCATTCAAGGATGGGTGTGAATTCAGAACAGGTCTGTGTTTAATATCATCAGATGAACTTTTATATGAATGTAATTTGATATTATTGTTTTCGTGTCGAAATTCTTTCTTACCTTCATGTTGTGAGCATCCTTGAAAGTGGTAATGGTACCGGTCTTAACCAAGAATTGATCAACACCGACCAAACCGCAAATGTTACCGGAGGGAACATCTTCGATGGCTTCAACATAACGACCCATCATCAAGATGGTACGTTGGATAGACTTTTCGTACAAATCTTCCTTCTTGCCGGGAACGTAGTTGGGGCCCATGATGCGGCACTTTTGACCAGTGGCTACTTTGCCGGAGAATACACGACCGAAGGCGTAGAAACGGCCCTTGTCGGTGGTGGGTACCATTTTGGAGATGTACATCATCAATGGACCATCGGGGTCGCAGTTCTTGACAGCAACGGCGGCTTCATCATCATGAGGACCTTCGTACAACATTTCCATACGGTACTTTTGGGCAACGACGGGAGAAGGCAAGTGGATGGCAATCATCTGAAGCAAAGCTTCACCAGCTGGCAACCAGGTACGCATAACAACCTTCAACAAAGCTTTGCCGTCCTTGTCCTTATCTTCGTGTTTCAAGGTAACACCGATCTTTTCCAACAAAGAGGGAATTTCTTCCTTCTTGTAGTTCATGATGGCATCGAACACCTTGTAGATGGGGTCCAAGATGTACATGCAGAAGGAACGCTTGTTATCAGCTTCCTTTTGCTTTTGCCATTTCTTGGTCTTGGCGTTGAAGAAGTTCTCACCCCAGAGACTAAAAtattccaattaaaaaaaaaaaagtaaataaaatgataCTTGCACAATTTAGATCGATAGAActaagcaaataaaaataaactttaatttcaatgttttatcgAATCTTCAGCATAAGCAGATTTGACATTAAGAAAGAGGTCACTACTCAGCGTTACAACTCAATAACCTGAACTAAAGTCCTCCTCttctattacaaaaataataaatgaagaGGTCTTCTATTCTTTGCTCTACTTTTATGTGCACTTGTTGTTCAGTCGTCAAGCCCAGAATACTAGATTGAAAATCCAACTATTCAACGCTTTATGAACAACACGAATTGTGCTaaaagatatatgtatatacaaacaaTATTGCAATTGTTTGCTGTTTCAAGATATATGTaggtaaattttgttaaaaaaaaaaactacttaccGGTTCATTAGCTTGACAACATCGATCTTGAATTTCTCGGAGTACATTTCAGAGAACTGTTTGAGGGTAAAAGCCCAGCCGTGCAAGCCGGAACCGAAACCTACGGAACCCTTTGAGGGATCAACACGTACTTCACCCATTGGGCCGCTATCGTCATTGTAGGTGGCAATGATAACGTTGACGTTTTCAACAATACGTTGGAAAGTTTGGTACAATTCTTCGGCTTCCAATTGCAATTCCAACAAAGCACGATCCATCTTGTTCATGAACAAAATTGGCTTGATACGTTCAGCAATAGCTTGACGCAATACAGTTTCGGTTTGTACACAGACACCAGAAACGCAATCAACGACAACCAAAGCACCATCGGTGACACGGAGAGCAGCTGTTACTTCAGAAGAGAAATCAACGTGACCGGGTGAATCGATCAAATTGATCAAGAAACCCTTGCTGTTCTTTTCGCATAAATCGGGATTGGTGATGAAAACCAAATCCTTATCTTCGACTTCGAAGTACATAGAGATGGCACTAAacaatagaaaaaacaaaaacaataagaaaattagaaatataaagttgcaatacaaatatgtatgtatttaaaaaccaATACCATAtaccatattgtttatatacttaCGTTGACTTGATGGTAATACAACGTTCCTGTTCATCCTTACGGGTGTCAGTGAAACGGGTCTCACCAGCCTTGGCACCAGCAATAATACCGGCCTTGGAAACCTAGAAACCCAATTAGAAAACATATTTGcaacaacaaattagttttatgtCACTTTGGGTGGGGTCACCACATCACAtatattatcaataaaatactCACCAAAGAATCGGTCAAAGTGGATTTGCCATGATCGACGTGAGCAATGACGGACATGTTACGAATGTTCTTCTTCTTGTCCATCAAGGCACGGATTTCGTCTACGGTGAAGTTGACCTATGAAccaaatatataaacatatacTATTTATTAATATGACGAAAGACATAATTTCACAATATGAgacaatattaagaaaattaaaatcctCGACAAATTTTCCAAGGCCATTAAAACTGAATAAGGAGAACAccactttaaaaaaatgcacaCGTCATTTTGCATTCGTTTCTTTCGCCCATGTCGAAGACTTCGTTAAAGACTTCGGAATTTAAAAACGCCATCACACAACCAACACTTCATTGACG comes from Calliphora vicina chromosome 2, idCalVici1.1, whole genome shotgun sequence and encodes:
- the eEF2 gene encoding eukaryotic translation elongation factor 2, whose protein sequence is MVNFTVDEIRALMDKKKNIRNMSVIAHVDHGKSTLTDSLVSKAGIIAGAKAGETRFTDTRKDEQERCITIKSTAISMYFEVEDKDLVFITNPDLCEKNSKGFLINLIDSPGHVDFSSEVTAALRVTDGALVVVDCVSGVCVQTETVLRQAIAERIKPILFMNKMDRALLELQLEAEELYQTFQRIVENVNVIIATYNDDSGPMGEVRVDPSKGSVGFGSGLHGWAFTLKQFSEMYSEKFKIDVVKLMNRLWGENFFNAKTKKWQKQKEADNKRSFCMYILDPIYKVFDAIMNYKKEEIPSLLEKIGVTLKHEDKDKDGKALLKVVMRTWLPAGEALLQMIAIHLPSPVVAQKYRMEMLYEGPHDDEAAVAVKNCDPDGPLMMYISKMVPTTDKGRFYAFGRVFSGKVATGQKCRIMGPNYVPGKKEDLYEKSIQRTILMMGRYVEAIEDVPSGNICGLVGVDQFLVKTGTITTFKDAHNMKVMKFSVSPVVRVAVEPKNPADLPKLVEGLKRLAKSDPMVQCIIEESGEHIIAGAGELHLEICLKDLEEDHACIPLKKSDPVVSYRETVFEESNIMCLSKSPNKHNRLLMKACPMPDGLAEDIDNGDVSSKDDFKVRARYLAEKYDYDVTEARKIWCFGPDGTGPNFILDCTKSVQYLNEIKDSVVAGFQWATKEGILADENMRGVRFNIYDVTLHADAIHRGGGQIIPTTRRCLYAAAITASPRLMEPVYLCEIQCPEVAVGGIYGVLNRRRGHVFEESQVVGTPMFVVKAYLPVNESFGFTADLRSNTGGQAFPQCVFDHWQVLPGDPAELSSKPYQIVQDTRKRKGLKEGLPDLNQYLDKL